In one window of Bemisia tabaci chromosome 4, PGI_BMITA_v3 DNA:
- the Vang gene encoding vang-like protein 2, with translation METESVLSILSDTSAKGKRSKNHRNHSHRVNRSGRSNKRDYEMAPFQTSVTLEDSRDGQEVIEVQILPQDENWGENTTAVTGNTSDVSGSVEDSVVWFGNEPDGGFVFLCHRYIGTVSNYILSIASFLSPVAMVVAPKIGFWPGVAANLSPSQKSILLACGAECKTLLVSLVFRLVLLVAGAWAVFFRSTATLPRICLFRACTLLFTLLALLAYWLFYIVHVTEGMRATAAGEDAVEYRALVNHAVNLANTLLFIYFIAVLLIEIRHLQPQFYIRVVRSPDGESRSYAVGQFSIQRAAVHILQRYYTEFPIFNPYLERLPVSKARRQTSTFKLYDVDGFNSGVTGSRTVLSSGRRRDSSHNERFYEEHEYERRVKKRRARLITATEEAFTHIKRMHHDPVGSITMDAHEAAQAVFPGLSRALQKYLRVTRQQPRFTMESILTHLANCLSHDLSPRAFLDMFLVSSPVLQNEKEQKPVQTWSLICSEFLSRPLKNGTLFQLRQNDISLLCHVYTIPHFSIMEEVVHPKSNQFVLRLNSETSV, from the exons aagtggAAGGTCAAACAAAAGAGATTATGAAATGGCGCCTTTTCAGACATCTGTAACATTAGAAGATTCCCGTGATGGTCAAGAAGTCATTGAAGTTCAGATTTTACCACAG GATGAAAACTGGGGTGAAAACACAACTGCTGTCACAGGCAACACATCAGACGTCTCAGGGTCTGTTGAAGATTCAGTTGTTTGGTTTGGCAATGAGCCAGACGGAGGATTTGTATTTTTATGTCATCGATACATTGGAACCGTTTCCAATTATATTCTTTCAATTGCCTCTTTTCTCTCCCCCGTAGCTATGGTTGTCGCACCTAAAATTG GTTTCTGGCCCGGAGTAGCCGCAAACTTGAGCCCATCTCAGAAAAGTATCTTGCTGGCATGTGGAGCCGAGTGTAAAACATTGCTTGTATCGCTGGTATTTCGATTAGTCTTACTGGTCGCAGGAGCATGGGCTGTATTTTTCCGCTCTACTGCAACCTTACCAAGGATTTGTTTATTCAGAGCTTGCACTTTACTCTTCACATTACTTGCCCTCCTGGCTTACTGGTTGTTCTATATCGTTCATGTCACAGAAG GTATGCGAGCAACTGCTGCAGGTGAAGATGCTGTAGAGTACAGAGCTCTAGTTAACCATGCTGTCAACCTAGCAAACACGTTattgttcatttattttattgctGTCCTACTCATCGAAATTAGGCATTTGCAGCCACAATTTTATATTCGA gTTGTGCGAAGTCCAGACGGAGAAAGTCGGTCCTACGCTGTCGGTCAGTTCAGTATTCAACGCGCTGCTGTCCATATCTTACAACGTTACTACACAGAGTTTCCAATTTTCAATCCTTACCTGGAAAGACTTCCTGTTTCAAAAGCCCGCAGACAAACATCGACCTTTAAGCTGTATGATGTTGATGGGTTCAACAGTGGG GTGACCGGAAGTAGAACAGTCTTGAGTAGTGGGCGTCGTAGAGACTCATCTCACAATGAAAGATTCTATGAAGAACATGAGTATGAAAGGCGAGTGAAGAAGCGCAGAGCAAGGTTAATCACAGCGACAGAAGAAGCTTTTACACATATCAAACGAATGCATCACGATCCAG TTGGTAGTATTACAATGGATGCCCATGAAGCAGCTCAAGCAGTGTTTCCCGGTCTATCTCGGGCGCTCCAAAAGTACCTTCGCGTAACCAGGCAACAACCAAGGTTCACCATGGAGTCAATACTAACTCACTTAGCTAACTGCCTCTCACATGATCTCTCACCGCGCGCTTTCCTAGACATGTTCCTCGTCTCCTCGCCAGTTCTACAG AATGAAAAGGAGCAGAAGCCTGTTCAGACATGGTCGCTCATATGCTCAGAATTTCTCTCAAGGCCGCTGAAGAATGGTACCCTGTTTCAGCTGAGACAGAACGACATTTCATTGCTGTGTCACGTCTACACAATCCCACACTTCAGTATCATGGAAGAAGTCGTTCATCCGAAGTCCAACCAATTTGTCCTGCGACTCAACTCAGAAACATCAGTATGA